Part of the Oscillibacter hominis genome is shown below.
CTGGCTGGAGACGACACCGCCTTCATCATCATGCGGGACAACGAAAGCGCCGATGAATTCTGCAAGGAGATACAAGAGATGCTCTGATCCATCCGATCATCTTAAGTGGGGAGGGAGACCATGCTTCAGCTGCTGCACATTGAAAATATCGCGGTGATCCAGGAGGCGGATATCTCCTTCCAGCCTGGGTTCAACGCCCTGACCGGCGAGACCGGCGCCGGCAAATCCATCGTTATCGACGCCTTGGGCGCTGTCCTTGGCAGCCGCACCTCCCGGGACCTGATCCGTACCGGGGCAGGCAAAGCCTTTGTCAGTGCGGAGTTCACCGGGGTGCCGTCGGACCTGCCCGGATTGGTGGAAAACGGCATCACACCGGACGAGGACGGCGCGCTGCTGCTGCAGCGGGAGATCATGGCGGATGGAAAGAACCTCTGCCGGGTCAACGGCCGGCCCGTCACCGTGGCCCAACTGCGCCAGATCGGCAATGAACTGCTGAACATCCACGGCCAGCACGACGGCACACAGCTCCTGGACGAGGAGCAGCACTGCGGATATCTGGACCGCTTCGGCCGCGTGTGGCCGCAGCTTGAGGCGTATGGCGCCTGCTTTGCCTCCATGATGGAGCTGCGCCACAAGATTCGCTCCCTTCAGATGGACGAGGCGGAAAAGGCCAGAAAGGTGGACAGCCTCCACTTCCAGATCGATGAGTTGGAGCGGGCCAACCTGAAAACTGGGGAGGAAGAGGAGCTGAACGCCCGGCGGGACATCCTGCGCAACAGTGAAAAATATATCTCTGCCCTCAGCGGAGCGGATTACTGCCTCAGCGGCGACGACGACAGCGTTGGGGCCCTGGCCCAGATCCGGGAGGCGGAGATGGCCCTGGCCGGTGTGAAAAACTTGGGCGGGCAGCTTGCCGAGCTTGCGGAACGCCTGTCCCAGATGCGCAGTGAAGTATATGACCTTGCTGAGATTGTCCGGGATTTGAAAGAGGATTTTGAGTTCTCCCCGGCGGAATTGGATGCGTTGGAAAGCCGGGCAGACCAGCTCTACCGGCTGAAAAAGAAATACGGCTCCACGGTGGAGGAGATGCTGGAGTACCTGGACCGCTGCCGGAGCGAGCTTGGCGAGATCGAACTGGCCGGCGACACGCTGGAGCAGCTGGAAAAAAAGCTGCGGTCGGCGGAGAAGAGGGCAGCGGAAGCGGCGGAAGCTTTGACCAAGGTTCGCAAGGCGGCGGCGGGCGAGTTGGAGCAGCGGATTTTGAGCGAGCTCCGGGACCTGGATATGGGAAAGGTGCGTTTTTCCATCGAGATTGTGCCGAAGGAGATGGATGCCACCGGAATGGACCAGGTTCGCTTCCTCATGTCGGCCAATGCCGGTGAGGATTTGAAGCCCATCTCCAAAATCGCCTCCGGCGGCGAACTGGCCCGGATCATGCTGGCCCTGAAAAACGTGTTGGCTGAGCAGGAGCGGGTGGGCACGCTGGTGTTCGACGAGGTGGATACCGGCGTGTCCGGCCGGGCAGCCCAGCGGGTGGCAGAGAAGCTGGCCGCCGTGTCCCAGGGCAAACAGGTGCTGTGCGTGACCCATCTCCCGCAGCTGGCCGCCATGGCCGACACCCATTTTTCCGTGGAAAAAGGGGAGGAGAAGGGCCGTACTTATACCCGCGTGATCTGCATGGACTCCGAGCAGCGCAAGGCAGAGCTTGCCCGGATCACCGGCGGCAGCCGCATCACGCCCGCGCTGCTTAAAAGCGCGGAAGAGCTGATGCGCGAGGCGGAAATTTATAAAGAGGGGTTGCACCATTGGAAAAAATAGAGACCATGCGAAAGCAGCTTTTGGACGTCTTTCCCATCCGGAAAACCGCGGCGCAGAAGCAGGCGTTCCGGGAGTGGCTGACCCGCTCTTTGCGGAAGATGGGCTACCCCGTTGAGGTCGAGACCTATGGGATGGGCACCAACAATGTAATCGCCGGACGGCCGGAAACCGCGGAGCTGGTGTTTACGGCCCATTACGACACGGGCCCCCGGGGCATTGGGTTTGTATCGCCCACCAATCTGCTGCTGTCCGTGCTGATCCCGGTGGCCACGGTGCTCCTGATGGCGGCGGCCGCGTTTGTGCTCTCCGTGCTGCCCACGTTTTTGATGGACGCGCCGGGCGCCACGGTCCCGCTCTTTGTGGCGCTGATGTTTTTCGGCCTGTGGATGATGGTGCGCGGCCCGGCAAACCCCAACAATGCCAACAGCAACACCTCCGGCGTGCTGGCGGTGCTCTCCATCGCCCAGGCCCTGCCGAAGCCGCTTCGGAAGCACGTGGCCTTTGTCTTTTTTGACAACAGTGAGGCGGGGATGGCCGGCGCGTCCAAGTATAAAAAGAAGCACTCCGCGGAAATCGGGAGCCAGGTATTTTTCAACTTTGACTGCGTGGGGGACGGCGACTACATTTTGCTGATGCCCTCTAAAAAATCCAGATGGGACGGCCAGCTGCTGGACAATCTGGAGCAATGCTATCAGCCGGTGGGGGAGAAGGTGGTCAAACAGACCATAGAGGGGCTGGTTTACTACCCCTCCGACCATCGGAAATTTGCCTTCCATGTGGCGGTGGGCGCGTTCCACCGGAAAAAGGGCGTGGGATACTACTTGAGCCGCATCCATACGCCAAAGGATACGGAACTGGATGAAACCAATATCATGCTGCTTCGGGACGGCACGGTGCGCCTGATCGAGGCGTATTACAACGAGAAGACGGGAGACGAGAAACATGCAGATTTATGAGGAGCTGGTGGCCCGCGGCCTGATTGCCCAGGTGACGGATGAACAGGAGATCAGAGAGCTGATCAACAACGGAAAAGCCACCTTTTACATTGGGTTTGACCCCACAGCGGACAGCCTCCACGTGGGCCACTTTATGGCGCTGTGCCTGATGAAGCGGCTGCAGATGGCGGGCAACCGGCCCATCGCCCTTATCGGCGGCGGAACCGGATACATCGGCGACCCCTCCGGCCGCAGCGACCTGCGGTCCATGATGACGCCGGAAACCATCCAGCATAACTGTGACTGCTTCAAAAAGCAGATGGAGCGCTTCATCGAGTTCGGCGAGGGCAAGGCCATGATGCTCAACAACGCTGACTGGCTGCTGAAGCTGAACTACGTGGACTTGCTGCGTGAGGTGGGCGCCTGCTTCTCCGTCAACAACATGCTGCGGGCCGAGTGCTACAAGCAGCGGATGGAGAAGGGGCTGAGCTTCCTGGAGTTCAACTACATGATTATGCAGTCCTATGACTTCTACCACATGTTCCAGACCGTGGGCTGCAACATGCAGTTCGGCGGAGACGATCAATGGAGCAATATGCTGGGCGGCACGGAGCTGATCCGCAGAAAGTTGGGCAAGGACGCCTATGCCATGACCATCACGCTGCTGATGAACTCCGAGGGCAAGAAGATGGGCAAGACCGCCAACGGCGCCGTCTGGCTGGACCCCGCCAAGACCAGCCCCTTCGACTTCTATCAGTACTGGCGCAATGTGGGTGACTCGGATGTGCTCAAGTGCATCCGCATGCTGACCTTCCTGCCCCTGGACGAGATCGACGCCATGGATCACTGGGAGGGCAGCCAGCTCAACCGCGCCAAGGAGATTCTGGCCTATGAGCTGACCAAGCTGGTCCACGGGGAAGGGGAGGCCCAAAAGGCCGAGGAGGCCGCCAAGGCCCTCTTTGCCGGCGGCGGTGACACGGAGCACATGCCCACCACCACCTTGGGCGACGCCCAGTTCAGCGACGGCCAGATCGGTGTACTGAGCCTCTTGGTGGCCTGCGGGCTCTGCGCCTCCAACGGCGAGGCCCGCCGCCTGGTCCAGCAGGGCGGAGTCAGCGTCAACGACAAAAAGGTTACCGACGCGGCCCAGTCCTACACCAAGGACGACTGCGCTGGCATGGTGATCAAAAAAGGCAAAAAGGTGTTCCATAAAGTGCAGGTACAAGCATGAAGAAGAGCTGAGGCAATGCCTCAGCTCTCTTTTTTCAGCAGATGGTAAGTATTCAGTGCGTGCTTGAGCTGCTCAAGATGCTCCGGGCTCATCTCGCACAGAGGCAGCCGCAGTTCACCGGCTCCATATCCCATCAGGTTCAGCGCGGTTTTCACCGGGATGGGGTTCACCTCGCAGAACAGTGCGTCGCAGAGCTCCTTGAGGTGCAGCTGGAGCTGTCCCGCCTCCTGGAAATGATCCGTCAGGCACAGATGGGTCAGCAGGTGCATCTCCTTGGGCATCACGTTTGCCGCCACGGAGATGACGCCCACGCCGCCCAAGGCGCAGATACAGGTGGTCTCGTCGTCGTTGCCGGACCAGATGTAAAAGTCCTCCGGACAGAGGTTGCGGGTTTTCTGGATGAGGCTGAAATTGCCAGAGGCCTCCTTGACACCTGCAATATTGGGGTGCTTGGACAGGGCGGCGTAGGTCTCCGCAGTGAAGCCCACCCCGGTGCGGGAGGGGACGTCGTAGAGGATCATGGGGATGTCGACGGCGTCCGCGATCTTGTTGAAGTGGCGGATCAGCCCCAACTGCGTGGCCTTGTTGTAGTAGGGAGTGACCAGCAGCAGGCCGTCCGCGCCAGCCGCCTCCGCGTCCCGGGACAGCGCCAGGGCGTTTTCCGTGCTGTTGGAGCCGGTCCCGGCAATCACGGGCACCCGGCCGTCCACATGCTCGATACAGTATTCGATGGTGTTCATCCGTTCCCGGTAGGTCATGGTGGAAGACTCGCCGGTGGTGCCGCAGACTATGATCGCATCCGTCCCGTTGGCCAGCTGGAAGTCGATGAGCCTTCCCAGGGCTGGCAGGTCTACCACGGCTTTGGTAAACGGCGTCACAATTGCTACGCCAGATCCTGTAAAGATAGGTTCCTTCACAATCAATACACTCCTTTATGATAAAAAAGAGCGTGCGCCCGCAACTTCGCAGACGCACGCGTTCTCTTTTGTAAAGCTTACTTGGCGCTGATGTATCCTTCCTTGCACAACAGCTCCGCTAACAGCACTGCACCGCCGGCAGCGCCCCGGAGGGTGTTGTGGCTGAGGCAGACGAACTTATAATCGTACTGGGTATCGGGGCGCAGCCGGCCGATGGAAACCGCCATGCCGTGCTCCAGGTTCCGGTCCAGACGGGTCTGGGGCCGGTCGTTCTCTTCAAAGTAGTGCAGGAACTGCCTTGGCGCGGAGGGAAGCTCCAGCTCTTGTGCCCGGCCGCGGAAGGAGGCCCATTCGGCCTTGATCTCCTCCATGGAGGGAACCTGATCCTGAAACTTCATGAAGCAGGCCGCCATGTGGCCGTCCAGACAGGCCACCCGGAAGCACTGGGCGGTGATGGAGGGGCCCTCGGCCTTGACAATCCGGTCGCCCTCAATGCGGCCCCACAGCTTCAGGGGCTCCTGCTCGGATTTCTCCTCCTCGCCGCCGATGTAGGGGATGACGTTATCCACCATCTCCGGCCAGCGTTCAAAGGTCTTGCCGGCGCCGGAGATGGCCTGATAGGTACAGACCAGCGCCCGGTCCAGACCGAACTTTTTCAGCGGGTGCAGCGCGGGCACATAGCTCTGAAGGGAGCAGTTGGACTTGACGGCGATGAAGCCCCGCTTGGTGCCCAGGCGTCTGCGCTGGGCGTCGATGATCCGGATGTGCTCGGGGTTCAGTTCAGGCACCACCATGGGCACATCGTCGGTCCAGCGGTGGGCGCTGTTGTTGGAGACAATGGGGCACTCCAGTTTGGCGTATTTTTCTTCCAGGGCGCGGATCTCTTCCTTTTTCATGTCCACTGCGCAGAAGCAGAAGTCCACCAGCCCGGCAATCTTCTCCGCATCCGCCTCGGCGTCCATGACCACAATTTTCTTTGCTTCCTCGGGCATGGGCTGTTCCAATGCCCAACGGCCATTCACCGCTTCTTCGTAGGATTTTCCGGCGCTGCGGGCACTGGCGGCGATCACGGTCAGTTGGAACCAGGGGTGGTTTTCCATCAAAGTGATGAACCGCTGGCCCACCATTCCTGTGCCTCCGATGATGCCAACCTGATACTTTTTCATGCGTACTTCCTCCTATGTAAAAATAATTCTGAATTCATGGAAAGATTCTTGTCGATTTTGCTTGAAATGGGGTTGTTTTTTGTACTATAATGTACAGAGTATCAATGATATGTTTTTGTAGTGCGGACAAACGTTCGCCCACCAAACAACGGATTTGCCTAATGGTAGCACACTTCTTTCCGGGAGTCAACCAGAAAATCAATGGAGGCGCTATGAAGAGATTTTGGACTGCGGCCGCGTTGGGCGCCCTGCTGGTGTGCCTTACCTGCGTCAGTGCGTTTGGGGCCGTCAACGACATACTGAAGGTGGGGCTTCGCTACGGCTCCGACGCCCTGTATTCCGCCAATTTGGAGAATTACACCGGCAACGGTTCGGGGTACTCCTTTGGGTATTTTGACGAGGGGCGCGGCTTCGTGCCGCTGGGGAGCACCTCCTATACCACCGTATCCATGACCCAGGACGGCAACATCTATGTGGCCTCTGACGGCACCTATTCCTCTACCGCGCCCTCCGGAGCCTTCTCTGTGATCGGGGGATATCATGTGCAGCTCCCGGGAAGCTACCCCTCCTATGAAAGCGCCCAGTCGGCCGCCGGCGCCTATGACGGGTTTGCCGCCTATGTGGGCGGGAGCTTCTATGCAAGGGTCGGGTCCTACTCCTCTTATGGGGAGGCCCAGTCGGCCGCCGCAAGCTATGGCGGAGATGTGGCCGAGCCAAGCAGCACGGGCGTGAGCGTCACCGTGACCGGAACCTCCAAGATTCTTTTCCAATTCGACTGCTATGGCGCAAGGAGCCTCGGCATCCGGCCGGAGGGCGCAGCGAATCCCATCACCTGGTTCAAGGGTTATCGCTATTACGGCGCCTTTGAATACCAGCGCGTCACAGGCGGCAGGATCAATGTGATCAACGTGGTCAGCCTGGATGACTATGTCAAGGGCGTGATCCCTTATGAGATGAGCGGGGATTGGCCCCTGGAGGCCCTGAAGGCCCAGGCGGTCTGCGCCAGGACCTACGGCGCCAGGACCACAAAGCACCTGGGTTCCTATGGGTTTGACCTTTGCAGCGGAACCGACTGCCAGGTCTACCGCGGTACGGCCAGCGCCACCTCCAACAGCAACCGGGCGGTGGAGGAGACAGCGGGGCAGTGCCTCTACTACAACGGCAGCTACATCGACGCGGTCTACCACGCCTCGGACGGAGGCGCCACTGAGGATGCGGCCAACGTCTGGGGCGGGGACACAGCCTATCTGATCGGGAAACAGGACCCCTATGAGGGCACCATCTCCATCCCCAACTACCAGTATACCGTCACCTATACCCCATCTCAGCTCACCTCCATTTTGCAGGCCAAAGGGTATTCCATCGGAACAATTGTCAATGTGTATGTCTCAGAACGCACCAATATGGGCAATGTATGTAAGGTGACTTTTGTAGACAGTTCCGGAAAGGATCTGACCGTCTCCCGGGAAACCTGCCGGACGGTGTTTTACAGCAGTACATACAATAAATCGGTACGCAGCATGCGCTTTGACATCGCCGGGGGCAGCGGGGGAGCGCCGGCCTCCGGGTGCTATGTGAACAACGCATCTACCCGCCTTTCCTCTCTCAGCGGAGCCTATACCATCTCAGGGGACGGGACCGTGGGCCGCTACAGCGGCGAGAGCGCCTATGTCATCACCTCTTCGGGCACAAGCCGTCTTGCCTCCTCCGCATCCTCCGTCCCCTCCGGCGAGGGCTTTACCATCACAGGGACAGGGAACGGCCACAATGTGGGGATGAGCCAGTACGGTGCAAAGGCCATGGCGGAGCAGGGATATCGCTGCGAGGATATCTTACAGTTCTATTATACGGGCGTTTCCATCTGGTGACACCCGAGATTGGAAGAAAGCATGAAAACTTCGGACTTTTATTTTGACCTTCCCAAGGAATTGATTGCGCAGACGCCTCTGGAAAAACGGGACGAGTCCCGCCTTCTGGTGCTCAACCGCGCAACCGGCGAGAAAGAGCACCGGCACTTCTTTGAGCTTCCCCAATTCCTTTCCCCCAACGACTGCCTGATTCTCAACGACTCCCGGGTCCTGCCCGCCCGTCTTTTGGGCCAGCGGCTGCCAGGCGGCGGCGCCTGCGAAATCCTGCTGCTGATCGACAGGGGGGAGCAGGTGTGGGAGTGTCTGGTGCGCCCTGGAAAAAAGCTCCGCCCCGGCCAGCGCGTCAGGTTCGGCAATGGAGAGCTGACGGCTGAGATCGTGGGTGAGGTGGAGGGCGGAAACCGCCTGGTGCGCTTTGCATACGAGGGAATCTTCCTGGAGGTGCTGGAGCGCCTGGGCAAGATGCCTCTGCCGCCCTACATCAAGGAGGAGCTTCAGGACCAGGAGCGATACCAAACCGTGTACTCCAAGGTTGTAGGTTCCGCCGCGGCGCCGACGGCAGGGCTCCACTTCACGCCGGAGCTCCTTGGCAGAATTTCGGAGATGGGCGTGGGCGTGGGATATGTGACGCTCCACGTGGGGCTGGGCACCTTCCGCCCCGTGAAAGAGGATACCATCGAGGATCACGAGATGCACAGCGAGTACTGCGTCATCCCTCAGGAAACAGCCGACCTCATCAACAGGACCCACGCCAGGGGCGGACGGGTGATCTGCGTGGGCACCACCTCCTGCCGGACACTGGAATCCTGGGCCGCTCCCGACGGCACCATGAAGGCCAGCGCGGGGTGGACCAACATCTATATCTATCCCGGCTACCGGTTTAAGGTGATGGACGCACTGGTTACAAACTTCCACCTGCCTGAGTCCACGCTGATTATGCTGGTTTCCGCCTTTGCCGGGCGGGAGTATATTCTGAACGCCTATCAGGAGGCGGTGCGGGAGCGCTACCGCTTTTTCTCCTTTGGCGACGCCATGTTCATTCATTGAACTACTGACCAGAGAGTACGAGTCTATGAAATTGACTGACCTGCCCAATATTGGCCCTGTGCTGGCAGGGCATCTGAACAGCGTGGGCATTGACAGCCCGGAATCGCTGCGGCGGTGCGGCGCCGTGGAGGCGTTTATCAGGATCCGCGCCCAGGCGGACGCAGGGGCGTGCCTGCACGAGCTCTCGGCCCTGGAGGCCGCAGTGGAGGGGATTTCCAAGAAAGAGCTGTCGGCTGAGAAAAAGGCGGAGCTGAAGGCCTTTTATAAAAGTTTAGCGTAGGAGTTTGACTATGTTCACATTGATCACAACCCATGGCCGCGCCCGGCGCGGTACCTTTTCCTGCGCCCATGGCGGTACGGTGCAAACCCCTGTCTTTATGAACGTGGGAACCCAGGCGGCCATCAAGGGCGGCCTCTCAGCCCACGATTTAAAGGGGATCGGGTGCCAGATTGAGCTCTCCAACACCTATCATCTCCACCTCCGTCCCGGGGATGACGTGGTGCGGGCCATGGGAGGCCTTCACAAGTTTATGGACTGGGATGGCCCCATCCTCACCGACTCCGGCGGGTTCCAGGTGTTTTCCCTGTCCTCTTTGCGCAAAATCAGGGAGGAGGGGGTTTATTTTGCCTCCCACCTGGATGGGCGGAAGATTTTTATGGGGCCGGAGGAATCCATGCGGATCCAGTCCAACTTAGGCTCGGACATCGCCATGGCCTTTGACGAATGCGTGGAGAATCCCGCCACCCATGATTACGCCAAGCAGTCCTGTGAACGGACACTGCGCTGGCTGGAGCGGTGCAAGGCGGAGCATGACCGGCTGGTCGCCCTGCCCGATGCGGTGAACCCCGGCCAGCTGCTCTTTGGCATCAACCAGGGCGCCACTTTCGCGGACCTCCGGGTATGGCACATGAAGGAGATCGCCAAGATAGACTGTGACGGCTACGCCATCGGCGGACTTGCCGTGGGGGAGCCCACGGAGGTGATGTACGAGATCATTGACGCGGTGGAGCCCCATATGCCTCAAGAAAAGCCACGCTATCTCATGGGCGTTGGGACCCCCTCCAACATCATTGAGGGGGTGGCAAGAGGGGTGGACTTTTTTGACTGCGTCATGCCGGCCCGCAACGCCCGCCATGGCAAGCTGTTCACCTGGAGCGGGACACTGAACCTGAAGAATGAAAAATACAAAACCGATCCGCTCCCCATCGACCCGGAATGTGACTGCCCAGTCTGCCGCAGCTTTTCCCGGTCCTATCTCAGGCACCTCTTTAAAGCGGAGGAGGTGCTGGCGTTGCGGCTGGCAGTGATGCACAACCTGTATTTTTATAACAAATTGATGGAAAAAATCCGGAATGCATTGGACGAGGGTACCTTCGAATCATTCCGTGCCAGGTACAGCGGGAGGCTGGAGGAGCGGATTTGACAAAAGGCTTGCAAATCCTTCCGCGCTTGGATATAATAGACATACTGATTTTGAAAAAGGAGCCTTTCGAATGAATTCACAAACTTCTTCCATTCTGATGCTGGTAGTTCTGATCGCAGTCTTTTACTTTATGCTGATCCGCCCTGAGAATAAGCGGAAAAAGGCTGCGGAGCAGATGCGCAACAGCCTGAAAAAGGGCGATACGATCACGACCATCGGCGGAATCGTGGGCAAGATCGTATTGGTCACCGAGAACACCATCGTCATTGAAACCAGCGAGGACCGCGTCCGCCTTGAACTCACCAAGTGGGCGGTTTCCACCACCGGCGTCCAGGCCTCCACCGAGCCGGTCAAGGGCAAGAAGAAAAAGGATGAGGATGATATCCCCGAAGAAGAGGAGAGCATTGTGGAAGCTCCCGTGGATGAAATCCCCGCTCCAGAAGAGGAAAAACAGGACTGATTCTTCTAAAAACGCCTCCCCTGGAATATGCTTGTTTACAAAGAGCGTATTCCAGGGGAGGTTTTATGCTATGTCTAAGGGGAAAACAGCCATCACAGTGGGGAAGGGAATCGGCATATCACTGGCGCTGTACCTGCTGCTCCAGTTTTTATGGGCGCTGCTTCTGGTCAAATCCGTTGTCCCGGAGGAGCGTGCTGGACTGCTGGTGACGGTGAGCTGCGGAATTGCCGCGTTTCTTGGCGCGCGCTTTGCCGCCAAAAAGGGCGCGGGATTTCCGTCGGCGCTGGGAAGCACAGTCGGCTTTTTGGCTCTGGTGCTCCTTGCCGGCTACCTGATCTTTGACGGTATGGCGCAGCAGGGCTGGCTCCTCCTGGCCGTGGGGCTGGTGTGCGGCTGCGCCGCCGGGATGAGCAAGGTGGGGAAGAAGAAGCGGAAAAAGAGGAAGCATTGAGCTCAGGTGGGGAAGGCGCTGTAATTATTCACAAAAATCCCCGGAACAACAGAAAAGTCATTGACAACCGCAGCGGAGGTGTTCTCGCATGATCGCGAGGCACCTCTGCTGCGGCTTCGCCAACATCTGGTGGACATAATCGGGAGCCCACCCCACATCTTGACCTTCCGCAGAGGAGAAAAACAGCTGCTGCAATGCTCGTTTCATCGGTTTACATAATTCAATTTACATAATATTTTGTGATAATTTACAAAAAACGAAAATTTCCAGAATAAGCCTTGCGAATCGGCCAAAATTGCAATATATTTAGAAAGAACCATAATTACGTCAACCGAGCTTCTATTTGTCCCATCCGCCGCATAGTCTGTTGCGAGGTGAGGCGGATGAATCGAATGAACAAACCGTTGGGCAGGCGGACAGAGGAACGGCAGACTGTTCACCTTGTGCTGCTGTCACTCTGTTTTGCACTCGGCGTAATTTTAGGACAGGTCTTCAGCGCCAAGGCATCCAACGACCAGGAGCTGACACGCTATCTCAGTGAGTTTTTTCAAATCAGTGAATCGCTGGAGACGGGGATGTTCCTTCCGGCACTGCTGATTTATTTCCGCTATCCGCTGATGGCTTTTTTGCTGGGCTTTGCGTCCATTGGGGCGCTGCTGCTGCCGCTGGTGTCGGCAGCATTTGGCTTCTTTCTCTCCTTTTCCGCCTGCTGTTTTGCCGGGGCCTATGGAAAAGAGGGGATTTTGCTGGCTGTGGCCGTGCTGGGGCTGCGCTGTCTCATCACGCTGCCCTGTTATTTTTGGCTGGCGGTGCCGTCCTTTCGAAACTCCATCTCCCTGGCGCTCCTTTCCTTTGGAAAAGGGAGGCGGTCGGCGCCAGTGGTCTATGATGCAGCCTGGTTTTTGCGCTTTGCCGCATGTGTGGCGGTGCTGTTGGTCGGTGTTTTGTGTGAGGTCTATCTTTCGCCGCTCTTGGTGCGGCTTGCCTGCGCGCGGATTCTATAGAGAGAAGAGGGGGAGATTTTTTGGCAGCGGATTATATCGCCGGATATCGCGACTATCTGACGGATGTCAAGCACTCCTCCGCCAATACGGTCAGTTCTTATCTGAGGGACATCACCCAGTTCCATACCTATCTGGAGGACAATGGGCAGAGCGATTTCAAAAAGGTAAAGCCGGAGACCATCAAGACCTATATGACCTGGATGCTGGGCAAGGGGAAGTCCGCCACCTCCGTCACCCGGTCGGTGGCGTCTTTGAAGTCCTTTTACGGCTACATGGTCAGCTATGGCTTTATGAAGTCCTCTCCCGCAAAGGGGGTGGCTGCGGCCAAGGTGGAGCGCAAATACCCCCAGATCCTCACCAGCAAAGAGGTGGAGCTCTTTTTGGAGCAGCCCCAATGTGTGGATGCCAAGGGGTACCGGGACCATGCCATGCTGGAACTGCTGTACGCAACCGGCATCCGGGTCAGCGAGCTGATCTCCCTGAACTTAGAGGATCTCAACCTGGCCGCCGGGTTGGTTCACTGTGAAAGCAAGGGAAAAGAGCGGATCATCCCGCTATACCACACTGCGGTAAAAGCTTTGCAGGACTATGTCAAGGACATCCGCCCCCAGATCATCTCCGACGCCGATGAGCGTGCCCTCTTTGTCAACATGAACGGTGATCGCATGAGCAGGCAGGGGTTCTGGAAGATCATCAAGTACTATCAGGAGAAGGCCGGCATTGAGAAGGACATTACCCCCCATACGTTGCGCCACTCCTTTGCGGCCCATCTGCTGGAAAACGGAGCGGACCTCCGGTCCATCCAGGAGATGCTGGGTCACGCGGACATCTCCTCCACCCAGATTTACACCCATGTGGTGAAAAAGCAGCTGAAGGACGTATACAATAAGGCCCATCCCCGGGCATAAACCAACCGGCGCGGCAGATCTGCCGCGCCGGTTTCTTTTGCAAAAATATTTTTAAGCCCGCAATCAAACCGGGCCTTTGCAGACTCTAAGAGGTAAAGGGAAGGAGGGGGCGGATGGAGCAGATGGAATTTGCCGGACGGGTGGAGTGCATCCGGGAGCGGCTCTACCGCACGGCATATCTATACCTTGGCAGTCAGGCCGACGCCATGGAAGCGGTGGATGAAAGCGTCTACCAAGGGCTGCGGGCGCTGAAAAAGCTGCGCCAGCCGGAGTTCTTTGAAACCTGGCTCACCCGCATCCTGATCAATCAATGCAAAAAGGAGCTGCGCCGGAGAAAGCGTGTAAGCCCGGAGGAGATGCTGCCGGAGACAGCGGC
Proteins encoded:
- the recN gene encoding DNA repair protein RecN, whose amino-acid sequence is MLQLLHIENIAVIQEADISFQPGFNALTGETGAGKSIVIDALGAVLGSRTSRDLIRTGAGKAFVSAEFTGVPSDLPGLVENGITPDEDGALLLQREIMADGKNLCRVNGRPVTVAQLRQIGNELLNIHGQHDGTQLLDEEQHCGYLDRFGRVWPQLEAYGACFASMMELRHKIRSLQMDEAEKARKVDSLHFQIDELERANLKTGEEEELNARRDILRNSEKYISALSGADYCLSGDDDSVGALAQIREAEMALAGVKNLGGQLAELAERLSQMRSEVYDLAEIVRDLKEDFEFSPAELDALESRADQLYRLKKKYGSTVEEMLEYLDRCRSELGEIELAGDTLEQLEKKLRSAEKRAAEAAEALTKVRKAAAGELEQRILSELRDLDMGKVRFSIEIVPKEMDATGMDQVRFLMSANAGEDLKPISKIASGGELARIMLALKNVLAEQERVGTLVFDEVDTGVSGRAAQRVAEKLAAVSQGKQVLCVTHLPQLAAMADTHFSVEKGEEKGRTYTRVICMDSEQRKAELARITGGSRITPALLKSAEELMREAEIYKEGLHHWKK
- a CDS encoding M28 family peptidase, producing the protein MEKIETMRKQLLDVFPIRKTAAQKQAFREWLTRSLRKMGYPVEVETYGMGTNNVIAGRPETAELVFTAHYDTGPRGIGFVSPTNLLLSVLIPVATVLLMAAAAFVLSVLPTFLMDAPGATVPLFVALMFFGLWMMVRGPANPNNANSNTSGVLAVLSIAQALPKPLRKHVAFVFFDNSEAGMAGASKYKKKHSAEIGSQVFFNFDCVGDGDYILLMPSKKSRWDGQLLDNLEQCYQPVGEKVVKQTIEGLVYYPSDHRKFAFHVAVGAFHRKKGVGYYLSRIHTPKDTELDETNIMLLRDGTVRLIEAYYNEKTGDEKHADL
- the tyrS gene encoding tyrosine--tRNA ligase; amino-acid sequence: MQIYEELVARGLIAQVTDEQEIRELINNGKATFYIGFDPTADSLHVGHFMALCLMKRLQMAGNRPIALIGGGTGYIGDPSGRSDLRSMMTPETIQHNCDCFKKQMERFIEFGEGKAMMLNNADWLLKLNYVDLLREVGACFSVNNMLRAECYKQRMEKGLSFLEFNYMIMQSYDFYHMFQTVGCNMQFGGDDQWSNMLGGTELIRRKLGKDAYAMTITLLMNSEGKKMGKTANGAVWLDPAKTSPFDFYQYWRNVGDSDVLKCIRMLTFLPLDEIDAMDHWEGSQLNRAKEILAYELTKLVHGEGEAQKAEEAAKALFAGGGDTEHMPTTTLGDAQFSDGQIGVLSLLVACGLCASNGEARRLVQQGGVSVNDKKVTDAAQSYTKDDCAGMVIKKGKKVFHKVQVQA
- the dapA gene encoding 4-hydroxy-tetrahydrodipicolinate synthase, whose translation is MKEPIFTGSGVAIVTPFTKAVVDLPALGRLIDFQLANGTDAIIVCGTTGESSTMTYRERMNTIEYCIEHVDGRVPVIAGTGSNSTENALALSRDAEAAGADGLLLVTPYYNKATQLGLIRHFNKIADAVDIPMILYDVPSRTGVGFTAETYAALSKHPNIAGVKEASGNFSLIQKTRNLCPEDFYIWSGNDDETTCICALGGVGVISVAANVMPKEMHLLTHLCLTDHFQEAGQLQLHLKELCDALFCEVNPIPVKTALNLMGYGAGELRLPLCEMSPEHLEQLKHALNTYHLLKKES
- the asd gene encoding aspartate-semialdehyde dehydrogenase, producing the protein MKKYQVGIIGGTGMVGQRFITLMENHPWFQLTVIAASARSAGKSYEEAVNGRWALEQPMPEEAKKIVVMDAEADAEKIAGLVDFCFCAVDMKKEEIRALEEKYAKLECPIVSNNSAHRWTDDVPMVVPELNPEHIRIIDAQRRRLGTKRGFIAVKSNCSLQSYVPALHPLKKFGLDRALVCTYQAISGAGKTFERWPEMVDNVIPYIGGEEEKSEQEPLKLWGRIEGDRIVKAEGPSITAQCFRVACLDGHMAACFMKFQDQVPSMEEIKAEWASFRGRAQELELPSAPRQFLHYFEENDRPQTRLDRNLEHGMAVSIGRLRPDTQYDYKFVCLSHNTLRGAAGGAVLLAELLCKEGYISAK